The Prevotella melaninogenica genome has a segment encoding these proteins:
- a CDS encoding dihydrofolate reductase, whose amino-acid sequence MEINIIAAVAANRAIGYQNDMVYFISEDLKRFKQLTTGHTVIMGRKTFHSLPKGALPNRRNIVLSRTETDFPGCDVYSSLEEALKHIGAEEKAFIIGGASLYKEALAIADHLYLTEIAATPPQADVFFPEYNDGTWVVESREERPATDDNPAYAFVNYVRK is encoded by the coding sequence ATGGAAATAAATATCATTGCTGCAGTAGCAGCCAATCGTGCCATTGGTTATCAGAATGATATGGTCTATTTCATTAGCGAAGACCTTAAGCGTTTTAAGCAACTAACAACGGGACATACCGTTATCATGGGGCGTAAGACCTTCCATTCATTACCAAAAGGTGCTCTGCCTAATCGTAGAAACATCGTACTCAGTAGAACGGAAACAGACTTCCCCGGTTGCGATGTTTATTCTTCACTTGAAGAAGCGCTTAAACATATTGGTGCAGAAGAAAAGGCATTTATCATTGGTGGAGCAAGTCTTTATAAAGAGGCGCTTGCTATAGCAGACCATCTTTACCTTACAGAGATAGCTGCTACTCCTCCACAAGCAGATGTTTTCTTCCCAGAATATAATGATGGTACATGGGTTGTAGAATCACGTGAGGAACGTCCTGCTACAGATGATAATCCTGCATATGCATTTGTAAACTATGTGAGAAAATAA
- a CDS encoding thymidylate synthase, whose product MQQYLNLLNRILTEGTQKGDRTGTGTLSIFGHQMRFDLRDGFPLLTTKKLHLKSIIYELLWFLRGDTNVHYLQEHGVRIWNEWADENGELGPVYGHQWRLWPDYKGGTIDQIKNVVDMIKHNPDSRRMLVTAWNPAEVDDMALPPCHCLFQFYVADGRLSLQLYQRSADSFLGVPFNIASYALLLQMIAQVTGLEAGEFIHTTGDTHLYLNHLEQAKLQLTREPRPLPKMKINPDVKDIFDFKYEDFELIGYDPLPHIPGVVAV is encoded by the coding sequence ATGCAACAATATTTAAACCTCCTCAACCGCATCCTCACAGAAGGAACACAGAAAGGTGATAGAACAGGAACGGGAACTTTATCCATTTTTGGTCATCAGATGCGCTTTGACTTGCGCGATGGTTTTCCACTGTTGACAACTAAGAAGCTTCATCTGAAGAGTATTATTTATGAATTACTTTGGTTCTTACGTGGTGATACGAATGTGCACTATCTACAAGAACATGGTGTAAGGATTTGGAATGAGTGGGCTGATGAGAACGGTGAACTTGGTCCGGTTTATGGTCATCAATGGCGTTTATGGCCAGATTACAAGGGAGGTACAATCGATCAGATTAAGAATGTGGTGGATATGATCAAGCATAATCCTGACTCACGTCGTATGTTGGTCACAGCATGGAACCCTGCTGAGGTGGATGATATGGCTCTCCCACCCTGCCACTGTCTCTTCCAATTCTATGTTGCAGATGGTAGACTATCGCTCCAACTCTATCAGCGTTCGGCTGATAGCTTCCTCGGTGTACCTTTTAACATTGCATCATATGCTCTCCTTTTGCAAATGATAGCACAGGTTACAGGTCTTGAGGCGGGTGAGTTTATCCATACAACAGGTGATACACATCTCTATCTAAACCACCTTGAGCAGGCTAAACTCCAGCTTACTCGTGAGCCACGTCCACTGCCAAAGATGAAGATTAATCCTGATGTAAAAGATATCTTTGATTTTAAGTATGAAGACTTTGAACTGATTGGTTACGATCCGTTGCCACACATTCCGGGAGTAGTTGCAGTGTAA
- a CDS encoding methyltransferase RsmF C-terminal domain-like protein, whose translation MIKDNSRQYQAAQSPCSLDPNGQEVRTIEEVKKRLPLAFTDYTRSLFGDNLYHTFLKGLGETAPVSIRLNPFKLADGTYKVNPELNPQPIPWCKEGYWLDTRPNFTFDPLLHAGAYYVQEASSMFLSHVLQHLVKQPVMALDLCAAPGGKTTCARTSLPAGSFLFSNEPIGKRAQILAENVQKFGHEDVVVTNNYPRDYKKTKLGFDVIIADVPCSGEGMFRKDSQSIEEWSPQNVENCWQLQRSIIADIWDNLKPGGILIYSTCTFNAHEDEENIAWILNEYDAELLSVPTEETWNIIGSLIDNPLKDGRDFPVYRFIPGKTHGEGIFMAIIRKHGENEALINKTTIDIDKEIAEARKRLRILSHGVKEGMQKGKNVIPDHTLALSFSADKSAYPNVEVDYQTAIAYLRHEAIVLSSDAPRGIVLLTYKGYPIGFAKNLGNRANNLYPQEWRIKSTHIPEEPMVLL comes from the coding sequence ATGATAAAAGATAATAGCCGACAATATCAGGCAGCACAATCTCCTTGTTCTTTAGACCCAAATGGGCAAGAAGTAAGGACTATAGAAGAAGTAAAAAAAAGACTTCCTCTTGCCTTTACAGATTATACTCGTAGTCTTTTTGGTGATAACCTTTATCATACATTCCTAAAAGGATTGGGAGAAACAGCCCCTGTGAGTATACGTCTTAACCCCTTTAAGTTGGCAGATGGAACTTATAAAGTTAATCCAGAACTTAACCCTCAGCCAATTCCTTGGTGTAAGGAAGGCTATTGGTTGGATACAAGACCTAACTTTACGTTTGACCCACTACTTCATGCTGGGGCTTATTATGTGCAAGAAGCATCATCAATGTTTCTATCTCATGTCTTACAACACTTGGTAAAACAGCCAGTTATGGCACTTGATCTCTGTGCTGCACCAGGTGGTAAAACAACTTGCGCACGTACGTCCTTACCTGCTGGCTCCTTCCTTTTCTCTAACGAACCGATAGGGAAACGTGCACAAATATTGGCAGAGAACGTTCAAAAGTTTGGTCATGAGGATGTCGTTGTTACAAACAATTACCCTCGTGATTACAAAAAGACAAAGCTTGGTTTTGATGTTATTATAGCCGATGTACCCTGCTCTGGTGAAGGAATGTTTCGTAAAGATTCACAATCAATAGAGGAATGGAGTCCACAGAATGTAGAAAACTGTTGGCAACTTCAGCGTAGTATTATTGCTGATATATGGGACAACCTAAAGCCTGGCGGTATACTCATTTATTCAACTTGCACCTTTAATGCGCATGAAGATGAAGAGAATATTGCGTGGATTCTCAACGAATATGATGCTGAACTCCTCTCTGTGCCTACAGAAGAAACATGGAATATAATAGGTTCACTCATTGATAACCCACTTAAAGATGGTCGGGATTTCCCAGTTTATCGCTTCATTCCTGGTAAGACACATGGAGAGGGTATCTTTATGGCTATCATTCGTAAGCATGGAGAGAATGAGGCACTTATCAATAAGACTACTATTGATATTGATAAAGAAATCGCAGAAGCCCGTAAACGTCTTCGCATTCTCTCGCATGGAGTAAAAGAAGGAATGCAAAAGGGGAAGAATGTCATCCCTGACCATACGTTAGCACTCTCCTTTTCAGCTGATAAATCGGCTTATCCTAATGTAGAGGTTGATTATCAAACAGCTATCGCTTATCTTCGTCATGAGGCTATCGTACTATCTTCTGATGCCCCACGTGGTATCGTTTTGCTTACTTATAAAGGCTATCCGATAGGCTTTGCAAAGAACCTTGGAAACCGTGCGAACAACCTTTATCCACAAGAATGGCGCATAAAGAGTACACATATACCAGAGGAACCTATGGTACTTCTATAA
- a CDS encoding OmpA family protein, whose protein sequence is MNYLRLLHILRKQRQGLLLVGCVTLLLTSCGVDRNIKKGEKHLSLGEYYDAANQFKTAYQRTSPKDRRQRGELSLKMAECYERISSSQRAIAAYRNVIRYKQDNGETHKRLADNLMKEGSYSEAVKEYRLALDSIPNNQLIAQELQAASIAASIKERGSKYIVKRMDVFNSRRQDYSPMLFGDKYEQLYFTSTRNEAKGDELSGITGAKAGDIFFSEKDDKGKWSTPKAIESALNTEADEGTPAFSVDGREMYITQCLTDPSNPRYAQISVSNRSDAAWGKANKLEISHDTLSSFAHPAVSPDGNWLYFTSDMPGGKGGLDIWRVRLTGGTTGGVENLGEPINTPGDEEFPTFRPNGDLYFSSNGHGGLGGLDIFIAKVGNDRRYHLEHPGYPLNSQGDDFGMTFEGIHNRGFFSSNRGDGRGWDHIYSFELPEIIQTVKGWVYEMDGYELPAAQIFMVGDDGTNKKLAVKGDGSFEQEIKPGVNYIFLATCNGYLNHKEEIKVGNVDDSKVYTLQFALAGINVPVLIDNIFYDFDKATLRPESEKALDALVNLLKENPNVTIELSAHTDYLGSADYNKHLSQRRADAVVAYLTAHGIVRDRLTPVGYGKERPKKIRKKVTEKYPWLKENDVLTEDFIKKLDKEKQEIANQLNRRTEFTVLRTTYGMFDEKGNLKQQPKPKKKESLDDDGMIIINIP, encoded by the coding sequence ATGAACTACCTAAGGCTTTTACATATACTTCGCAAGCAAAGACAGGGACTCCTGTTAGTGGGCTGTGTCACGTTGTTACTGACGTCATGCGGTGTAGATAGAAATATCAAGAAAGGCGAAAAACACCTTTCCTTGGGCGAATATTATGACGCTGCAAACCAATTTAAAACAGCTTATCAACGTACTTCGCCTAAGGATAGACGCCAACGTGGAGAACTATCTTTGAAGATGGCTGAATGTTATGAGCGCATTTCGTCTTCTCAACGTGCGATAGCAGCTTACAGAAATGTTATCCGTTATAAACAAGATAATGGCGAAACGCATAAGCGTTTGGCTGATAATCTAATGAAGGAAGGTAGCTATTCGGAGGCTGTTAAGGAGTATCGCCTTGCGCTTGATTCTATCCCTAACAATCAATTGATAGCTCAAGAGCTTCAGGCTGCATCAATAGCTGCAAGCATAAAAGAGCGTGGTTCAAAGTATATTGTGAAGCGTATGGACGTGTTTAACTCACGTCGACAGGATTATTCGCCAATGCTTTTCGGTGATAAATACGAACAGCTTTACTTTACTTCTACACGAAATGAAGCCAAAGGTGACGAATTGAGTGGCATTACTGGTGCAAAGGCTGGTGACATTTTCTTTAGTGAAAAGGATGATAAAGGCAAATGGAGTACACCGAAGGCTATAGAGTCTGCATTGAATACAGAGGCTGATGAGGGTACGCCTGCTTTCTCTGTTGATGGGAGGGAAATGTATATTACACAGTGTTTGACAGATCCAAGCAATCCTCGCTATGCCCAAATTTCAGTAAGTAATCGCTCTGATGCTGCTTGGGGAAAGGCTAATAAGTTGGAAATTAGTCATGATACGCTATCAAGTTTTGCACATCCAGCTGTCTCACCTGATGGTAATTGGCTTTATTTTACCAGTGATATGCCTGGTGGAAAAGGTGGTCTTGACATTTGGCGTGTACGTCTGACAGGCGGTACAACGGGAGGTGTTGAGAACCTCGGAGAACCAATCAACACCCCAGGAGATGAGGAATTCCCTACTTTCCGACCTAATGGTGACCTTTATTTCTCAAGTAATGGACATGGTGGTTTGGGTGGTCTTGATATCTTTATAGCTAAGGTTGGCAACGATCGTCGCTACCACTTGGAACATCCAGGATATCCTCTTAATTCACAAGGTGACGACTTTGGTATGACTTTCGAGGGTATTCATAATCGCGGTTTCTTCTCTTCAAACCGTGGTGATGGACGAGGTTGGGATCATATCTATAGCTTTGAACTCCCTGAAATCATCCAGACTGTGAAGGGATGGGTCTATGAAATGGATGGTTATGAGTTGCCAGCAGCGCAGATATTTATGGTTGGTGATGATGGAACTAACAAGAAGTTAGCTGTCAAAGGTGATGGTTCTTTCGAACAAGAGATAAAGCCTGGCGTTAATTATATCTTCCTTGCAACCTGCAATGGTTATTTAAATCATAAGGAAGAAATTAAGGTTGGGAATGTAGATGATTCTAAAGTATATACCCTTCAGTTTGCTTTAGCAGGTATAAACGTACCTGTTTTGATAGACAATATCTTCTATGACTTCGATAAAGCGACACTTCGTCCAGAATCAGAGAAGGCTTTGGACGCTCTTGTCAATCTTCTCAAGGAGAATCCGAACGTAACAATAGAGCTCTCGGCTCACACCGATTACCTTGGTTCTGCTGACTATAATAAACACCTTTCACAACGACGTGCAGATGCTGTAGTGGCTTATCTCACTGCACATGGCATTGTTCGCGACCGTCTTACACCTGTTGGATATGGCAAAGAGCGTCCAAAAAAGATTCGTAAGAAGGTTACCGAGAAGTACCCTTGGCTAAAGGAAAACGATGTACTCACTGAAGATTTCATTAAGAAACTCGATAAGGAGAAGCAAGAAATAGCCAATCAATTGAACCGCCGTACAGAGTTTACGGTGCTTCGAACCACATACGGTATGTTTGATGAGAAGGGAAACCTTAAGCAACAGCCAAAACCAAAGAAGAAAGAAAGTCTTGATGACGATGGAATGATTATTATTAACATTCCCTAA